In a genomic window of Rhododendron vialii isolate Sample 1 chromosome 12a, ASM3025357v1:
- the LOC131311176 gene encoding uncharacterized protein LOC131311176, translating into MAHFARWYGGYAKQFDCSVSLPIFYGFASENHFSHVHKLEEAFASDEVALLHVFRASLRDSALDWFNCLSPRLTWGEIVIQFFNHFNPSYETHMLLQELSDFSQHDDESLSQCWERFKFVVFSWSFNCELGSLLVIFCRGLNLKSCEVDFRSTDEFLDKTPEDAWDFLDELTQKLQFSELTKSSEDTNFDAREREEIESLSEDINSDAREKESLPKNSDAREKEEIELLVINEGYMPFEESLPIVAPGYMPFEQSLPIVALNNQVLSALDCATPATESTLSQEFLNVKLIDFLGVDEFNLVYHPYLVDFVNALKIDLVWAIHLLEFKCLKRIRQMCYSKYLILWHGRVQFLIKGVEWSVMFIVLAFIGMINIRYPRLATCT; encoded by the exons atggcccattttgcaaggtggtatggaggttatgcaaaacaatttgattgttcagtgtcgcttcctatattttatggttttgcatcagaaaatcatttttcgcatgttcataaacttgaggaagcttttgctagtgatgaagtggctcttttacatgtattccgagcatctttgcgtgatagtgctctagattggtttaattgtttgagtccaagattgacatggggtgagattgtaatacaatttttcaatcatttcaatccctcatatgagactcacatgcttttacaagaactatcagatttctctcaacatgatgatgagtctttgtcacagtgttgggagcgatttaaatttgttgtattctcttggtcgtttaattgtgagcttggcagtcttctggttatcttttgccgtggtttaaaccttaagtcatgcgaggtggattttaggtccactgacgaatttctggataaaacccctgaagacgcttgggatttcttagatgaattaacccaaaagctccaatttagTGAGTTGACCAaaagttctgaggataccaattttgatgccagagaaagagaggaaatagaGTCACTTTCTGAGGATATTAATTCTGATGCGAGGGAAAAAGAGTCACTTCCTAAGAATTCTGatgcgagagaaaaagaggaaatagagctaCTTGTCATTAATgaaggctatatgccttttgaggagtcattgcctatAGTTGCACCAg gttatatgccttttgagCAGTCGTTGCCAATAgttgcactgaataatcaagtaCTCTCAGCTCTAGATTGTGCCACTCCTGCTACTGAATCTACACTTTcgcaagagtttttaaatgtgaagctgattgattttcttggtgttgatgaatttaatttagtttatcatccaTATCTTGTGGACTTTGTCAAcgctttgaaaattgatttagtTTGGGCTATACATTTGTTggaatttaaatgtctaaaacgaattcggcaaatgtGCTACTCGAAGTATCTTATCTTATGGCATGGTCGGgttcaattcttgataaaaGGTGTAGAATGGAGCGTTATGTTCATTGTCTTAGCTTTCATTGGCATGATAAATATTCGGTACCCACGTTTGGCTACTTGtacataa